The proteins below come from a single Bombus fervidus isolate BK054 chromosome 15, iyBomFerv1, whole genome shotgun sequence genomic window:
- the LOC139995227 gene encoding uncharacterized protein, which yields MFYLQIAILCMAVVHVICDLPPGTRRNTYLPPEPTKGYTYDTPRIPFTKPTTPRPSFPTTTPYSSRPYSKPTPSKFPPSRTTPSEGYPPTGTRPTPEFPDYGTPTRPTGTTLPAGGHDHHHHEPGMPFDFNYAVKEDAFGNDYSHNAISDGDIVRGEYRVQLPDGRLQVVRYTADWKHGFSAQVSYDGNPRFDVPRPPGNFAGY from the exons ATAGCAATACTTTGCATGGCAGTAGTGCACGTGATATGTGACCTACCACCAGGGACAAGGCGCAACACCTATTTGCCACCTGAACCAACCAAGGGTTACACCTACGATACGCCTCGGATACCATTTACAAAACCGACCACCCCACGACCGTCATTTCCCACGACGACGCCATATTCATCACGTCCTTACTCCAAACCGACCCCCTCAAAATTTCCACCATCGAGAACTACACCTAGCGAAGGGTATCCACCTACAGGTACCAGACCCACCCCAGAATTTCCTGATTATGGGACACCAACTAGGCCAACTGGAACTACTTTACCTGCTGGTGGG CACGATCATCATCATCACGAGCCAGGAATGCCATTCGACTTCAACTACGCGGTGAAGGAAGACGCCTTTGGAAATGATTATTCCCACAACGCGATAAGCGACGGAGACATCGTCCGTGGGGAATACAGAGTCCAGCTTCCGGACGGAAGGCTGCAAGTCGTTCGTTACACCGCCGATTGGAAACACGGCTTTAGTGCGCAGGTCTCATACGACGGGAATCCCCGCTTTGATGTACCACGACCGCCTGGCAATTTTGCTGGATATTAG